Genomic window (Leptolyngbya sp. 'hensonii'):
TGGTGCTGAAACCGATCGCCCCAGGCGAAGCTGCTGCAGCCACAGCCGGTGGGTTTGGAGCCAACACCGATCTCCCGGCAGGCACCACCGTCACCATTACCCTGGGGGCACAGACCGCCACCTACACTTACAACGGCACCACCTTTACCACCACCGATGCACCGGTGACGATCGCCACCCTGGCTCCAGGTGTTTCCCAGAACTATACGGTTGCAGTCAACCTGCCCACGGTCGGCCAAACGACGGCCTTTCCGGTGCCGATCGTCAGCTTTATCGACAGCGGTATCAACCCGGGTCAGTTTGATCCGGCTTCAGAGCCTGTCTTTAACTTGACGATCGATCGGGCTTACACCGGCTTTGTTCGTCTGGTGAAACAATTCCGGATTTTGGCGGCAGATGGGGTTACGGTCCTGCAGGATTTCCCGGCGAATCCTCTGGATGCGACGCAGGTGGCTACGGTCCAGCCTCAGCCGAATCAGATTATTCAATACCGGATTACTTACGTCAATATCTCGACGGCCAGTACCGGTGCGGCCAGCGGTAATGTGCTGCTGAATGCCAACAATCTGGTGATTACGGAGGATGGCACGGCGGCTCCCAATAACTGGGCCCAATTCACGATCAATATCACCAATTCAGCGGCTGATCCGGGCGGGGTGATTACCTATTTTACGGCTCCGATTCCGGCGGCTCCAGGTGGGGGTAATGCGGTGGATCCGGGGGCGGCGACCACGGGCTACCGGGACTCGGTATCGGGCACTCTGGCCCCTGGCGCATCGGGGCAATTCACTTTCCGCCGTCGGGTGAATTAATTGCCGTTGAAGTAGAGGCGTTGCCTGCAACGCTTCTACTTGATCACCCCTCTACGGTATTGGCCTTAATCCATTGCATTCCTTTTAATCCATTCCCATGCAACGACACATTATCCTTGGCTCAGGTTTGGTTACGGTTTTAACAGCAGTCTTCTGGATCAATGGCTCGACTAGCCTTGCTGCTGCCCCCTTTCAGGTGAGTGGCACGGGCAATGGAGCCCCGATCGTCAGTCAAAAACCTGCTCAGGTGGATTTGCAACTGCTGGTGGAAAAACAAATGGTGGTGCGGGATACCCAGGGCAAGCAGCAGATTGCCTGGCAACCGCTGCAGGGCAATGTCACGGTTCAGCCCGGGGATACCCTGCGTTATAGCTTCACAGGGAAAAATACCAGCGATCGGGCGGTGAAAAATCTGGCTGTGACCCAGCCGATTCCCCGCCAGATGGTTTATCTGCCCTACTCTGCCACGGGCAGTGCACCCATTCCCGTCAAGATTACCTACAGCACGGACAACGGCAAGACTTTTGTGGAGACTCCCACGATTCAGGTCAGGTTGGCCAATGGTAAGGTTCAGACCCAGCCTGCTCCTCCGTCTGCCTACACCCAGATTCGCTGGACGGCAACCCAGCCCCTCAGTCCTAGTGCCAGCTTTACTGGCAGTTACCAGGTGCGCGTCCGCTAGTCCCCCCAATCAGGAAAGACCATGAGTTTCCAGCTAAGCTGGAGCCAACGCTTAAGAGCGCCCTGGCTCAGAAGTCTGGCGGCGATCGTGCTGACCAGCAGTCTGCTCCCCCTCAGTCCGATCGCTAGGGCCGGGATCTCCCTCCAGAACCGGGCAACGGCTACCTATGGCGATGGGATTCAGGCGGACCTGATTGACGTTATGGCTGTCTCCGGAGTGGTTGCGGCCCAGCCTACCGTTGTGCCTCCTGGTCGCATTACGGGTTGTGCTGGGGAAACCTTGCCCACCTATACCGGCTTTAAGGTCAGCCTGTTTGATCCTTTAATGGGAGACCCCACGGGCACCTCTCCTGGCAACCCAACCCCCTTGACGCCTACCGAAGTCCCCGATGTTGTAGGCAATGGTATTCCCCTGGGACTGGTCCCCAACAGCCAGAATATCAATCTCTTTCCCAGCAACCAGGGCAGTTTTAACTTCCTCCTGAATGCCAGCCAGCAAAGCTTCGGCAAGACCTACATTCTGGTTATTACGCCACCTGCTGGTTCCGGATATGACCAGCGTCGGGTGCAGGTGACGATCGGGGCTACCACTGGCAATAGCCTTATCTACACCGCCACGGCCCTGGATGGTAAGCCCCTGAATCCCCCCAATGGCCAGACCTCTGTTAGCTACACCCAGAGCCTGACGGATTTGAATCAGGCAGGTATTTCCCTTGCCGTGATTGCTCCCACCGTGAGTGTTTGCCAGAACCAGGCTCTGCAGATTGTTAAGAGTGGCGATCGGGCTGCTGCTGAACCGGGGGATACGGTGATTTATCGCCTTGCCATTCGCAACCTCTCCAGTACTGCCGTGGTTAACCTGACGGTCACGGACGTGCTGCCCCTCGGCTTTACCTATGGGGTGGGGTCGGTGCGGGGCGAATCTAACGGTACTCCTGTTTCCATTGCCACCGAGCGGTCTGGTTCCACCCTCCAGTTCAAAGCTGAAAACTTTGCTCTCCCTCCTGGTAGCCAGAATCAGCCTTCGGTGCTGACGATCGCCTACGCTGCCACCCTCACCCCTGACGCCATTCGGGGTTCCGGGCAGAACTCCGCTGCCGTCTCAGGACAGCGAACCGACAACCAGTTGCTGGTGAAAGACGGCCCCAGTATCCATCGGCTGGCTATCCGGGCGGGCATCCTGGCGGACTGTGGCACCCTGATTGGCCGTGTCTTTTACGACAAGAACTTTGATGGGGAACAGCAACCGGGCGAACCAGGGCTTCCCAATGCGGTCATTTTCATGGACGACGGTAATCGTATCGTCACCGACGTGAATGGGCTGTTTTCAGTGGCGAATGTGATCGCTGGTGCCCGTACTGCCACTCTGGATCTGACTTCAGTCCCAGGGTACACCCTGGCCCCCAATCCCTACTTTATCGAGCGCAACAGTCAGGTGCGCCTGGTGCGCCTGGAACCGGGTGGACTGGCCCGGATCAATTTCGGAGTTGTCCCTGCCGTTCAGACTGGAGGGACGCCATGAAGCGCCTCTTCCAGATGGGAGCCACTGCCGGAACCCTGAGCCTGCTGCTGCTGGCTCCGATCGCCAGGTCAGAGTCCACCCAGGCAGAACCGGTGCTGCAGGTTCAGGAGAACTGCGCTGCTGCCCAGTCCTGCCTGCCGCTGCTGGCTCAGGTGACACCGCCCATGGACCCAGCGGTGGCTCCCCTGCCGGTACTCCAGATTCTCACCCCTGCCCCCAGCCAGGTGCTGGACCAGCCTGCCGCCACCGTCACGCTGCAATTCCAGGTTGGAGACGCCACCACCCCGCCTCCGGAGATTGAACTGCGGGTGAATGGGACCCCGATCGATCCAAAACTGGTGGGTCGGGTGGAATCCGACAGCAGCACCAACCTGGTCCGCCAGACCTGGTATGGGGTGCCCCTGGGCCAGGGGGATAATCTCCTCAGCGCCCGCATCAAAGGCCACCCAGAAACGGAGACGACGGTGCGAGTGCAGGTGCGGGGCAAGGTCACCCAGCTCCAGATCAGCCCGGTGGAATCCCGCATTCCGGCGGATGGCCGATCGACCGCCACCCTGCAGGGCCAGTTACTGGATCAGAATGGCAACCGGGCTAACTGGGATGCGATCGTCACCCTTCAAAGCAATGCCGGAGACTTCGTTGGAGAAGACCTGAACAAAGATCAGCCCGGTTTCCAGGTCGAGGCCAAGCAGGGCCAGTTCCAGGCCAAGTTGCGATCGAATCTGACAGCGCAGATGGTGCAGATTCGGGCTACCAGCAATAATCTGGAGGCTTTTACCCAGCTCCAGTTTGAGACAAATCTCCGGCCCTCCCTGGTTTCCGGGGTGATTGACCTGCGCCTGGGTTCCCGGGGGACTGACTTCTACGGCAGCCTGAAGGACTTTCTGCCAGCGGATGGCAATAACGGCACCCAACTGGATCTGCGGACAGCCGTGTTCGCCACTGGCAAAGTAGGAGATTGGCTATTCACCGGCTCCTTCAACAACACGCGCCCCCTGAACCAAACCTGCGATGGCAACCGCCTGTTCCGGGATGTCCAGGCTTGTGAGCAGAACTATCCCGTCTATGGGGACAGTTCCACCGTCAGCGTCACCAGCCCCTCGATCGACAGCCTCTATCTGCGCCTGGAGCAATCCTCCGGTATCCCCAACGCCAGCCCCAACTTCTTCATGTGGGGAGATTACAACACGGAGGAATTTGCCACCCGTGCCCAGCAATTTACGGCCTTCACTCGCCAGTTGCATGGCTTCAAGGGCAATTACAACTTCGGGGATCTTCAGGTCACCGCCCTCTACGCCAATAATGTCCAGGGCTTTCAGCGGGATACGATCGCCCCCGATGGCACCAGCGGCTACTACTTCCTCTCTCGGCGGCTGGTGCTGGCGGGCAGTGAGAATGTGTTTCTGGAACTGGAAGAACTGAACCGACCCGGTACCGTGATCCAGCGGCTGGCTCTGCAGCGGGGTCCGGATTACGAGATTGATTATGATCGGGGTACCCTGCTGTTCCGCCGTCCCATCCTGCGGACAGAAGTGGACGATCGGGGCCAAACCCTGGTACGGCGGATTGTGGTCACCTACCAGTTCGACAGTCCGGGCAGCAACAATGCCATCTACGCTGGACGGGTGCGTTACTACTTTTCCCGCACCTTTAACCAGGAAAGTTGGCTGGGAGCCACCTACTGGCGGGAGAACCAGGGTGATCGGAGCTTTGAACTGGTGGGGGCCGATGCCCTGATTACCCTGGGACCGGCCAGCCAGTTGATTCTGGAATATGCCCAGTCTCGTAATGATCTTGACAGCACAGGTCCAGTCACCGGCTCGGCGGTGCGGGCCGAGCTGAATACCCAGCTCAATCCCAACCTGCAGTTGCAGATGTATTACCGCTCTACGGATACCGGGTTTGCCAACAACGCCACCACCAGTTTTGTCCCCGGTCAGACCCGCTACGGAGCCCAGGTGAATGCAGTCCTCTCCCCCAGCACGACGGTGAAACTGCAGGTCGATCGGGAAGAAAACTTTGGGATTGCCCCCCAGCCCCTCAATACCCTGGAAGCCTTCCTGGCTCCCCGCACCACAGCCGTTCCGGGCAGTCGGGTGGACAACTCCCTCACCACCTACTCCATTGGCCTGCA
Coding sequences:
- a CDS encoding DUF11 domain-containing protein, giving the protein MSFQLSWSQRLRAPWLRSLAAIVLTSSLLPLSPIARAGISLQNRATATYGDGIQADLIDVMAVSGVVAAQPTVVPPGRITGCAGETLPTYTGFKVSLFDPLMGDPTGTSPGNPTPLTPTEVPDVVGNGIPLGLVPNSQNINLFPSNQGSFNFLLNASQQSFGKTYILVITPPAGSGYDQRRVQVTIGATTGNSLIYTATALDGKPLNPPNGQTSVSYTQSLTDLNQAGISLAVIAPTVSVCQNQALQIVKSGDRAAAEPGDTVIYRLAIRNLSSTAVVNLTVTDVLPLGFTYGVGSVRGESNGTPVSIATERSGSTLQFKAENFALPPGSQNQPSVLTIAYAATLTPDAIRGSGQNSAAVSGQRTDNQLLVKDGPSIHRLAIRAGILADCGTLIGRVFYDKNFDGEQQPGEPGLPNAVIFMDDGNRIVTDVNGLFSVANVIAGARTATLDLTSVPGYTLAPNPYFIERNSQVRLVRLEPGGLARINFGVVPAVQTGGTP
- a CDS encoding DUF11 domain-containing protein gives rise to the protein MQRHIILGSGLVTVLTAVFWINGSTSLAAAPFQVSGTGNGAPIVSQKPAQVDLQLLVEKQMVVRDTQGKQQIAWQPLQGNVTVQPGDTLRYSFTGKNTSDRAVKNLAVTQPIPRQMVYLPYSATGSAPIPVKITYSTDNGKTFVETPTIQVRLANGKVQTQPAPPSAYTQIRWTATQPLSPSASFTGSYQVRVR